From Patulibacter sp. SYSU D01012:
TCGGCCGCGGCCTCGGCCGCGACGGCGCCGAGCTCGCGGAGCCCGCGCTCGACGGCGCTCATGCCCCCACCTCCACGTTGCCGGTCACCTGCACGGCGCGGCGCGCCTGCAGGCGCCCCGGGCGGCCGCGGAAGACGGGCATGTCGTCGGCGCAGACCGTGATGCCGGCCTCGACGGGGGCGTTCAGGCGCAGGACGTCGCCGGGGCGCAGGTCGCGCACCGACGCGAGCGGCACGCGCACGCGGGCCACCTCGGCGCGGACGTCGACCTCGACGGTGCGCACGGCGGCGTCGGTCTCCTCGCGGGAGCCCTCCTCCAGCGCGCCGTCGCGCTCGCCGCCGGCCATCCGGTCGATGACGTGCGCCACGGAGACGTGCGGCACCAGCAGCACCATCGTGGTGCTCCGCTGCTGCATGCGCGTCTCGATGGTGATGGCGAGCGTCGGCTCCGACACGGACGCCAGGTGCGAGGTCTCCGCCGTGCTGTCGAGCTGGTCCAGGCGCATGTCGAGGCCCGTCAGGTCCTCCCACACCGGGGTCAGCTGCGAGAGCAGCAGCTCGATGAGCAGCCGCGAGAGCGCCCAGTCGATGTCGCCCAGGCGGCGGTTGGCGGCCGTCTGACGGTCGCCGCCGCCGAGCAGGAACTCGAGCGCGGCGAGCACGAACGGCTGCTCCACCGCGAGCAGGATGCGCCGCTCGCCCGTGTAGATCGTCGCGCCCATCGCGTCGCGCGGCAGGCCGCCGTGGGCCCCCGACCACGCGAGCTGGTCGATGTCGATGACCTCGAGCTCGACGGGGATCCGCAGCTCGGCCGACAGGCGCGTCGCCGCGGCCCGCGTGAACGCGTCCATCGCACGGGTCATGCGCCGCTCGACGTCGCTGCCGAACTTCGTCGGCCGCGTGAAGTCCACGCGGCGGACGCGGCGCGTGCGCCGACCGTCCCCGTTCGGGCCGTCGTTCTCGGGCAGCGCGCCGGTGCGCGCAGCCGCCACCAGCGCGGCGACGGCGTCCTGGGCGAGCGTGCCGCTCACGCGGCAACCCTCCGGGCCGGAGCGGCGTCGTACAGGACGGACTCGGGCGTGCCGGCGGTGCGCACGCGGACGCGGCCGTCGGCGTCGACGCGGACGGTGCGACCCTGCGTGCCGCCCAGGGCGTGGGCGACGACGGGGATCCGCTGCAGGCGCAGCGCGTCGCGGACGCCCTGCTGGTTGCGCTCGCCGATCTCGGCGTGCGGGCCCGCGGTGCGGGTGGGGAACATGCGCGCGCCGCCGACGAGGATGGCCTCCAGGCGCGTGCGCCGGGCGCCGAGCCGCAGGATGTCCTCGAGGAGCTTCGGGACCGCCGTGTCGGCGAACTTGCCGCCCGGATCCACCCGCCCCTCCGACTCGGGAAGGACGACGTGGGCCAGCGCGGCGATGCTGGTGGACCGGTCGACGAGCGCGACGCCCACGCAGCTGCCGAGCCCGATGGTGCACAGCACCCCGGCCTCGCGCACGGTGGCGAGCTCGCCCATCCGGACCATGATCTCCGCGCCCATCTCAGCGACCCAGACCGATGCGCTGCAGCAGCTCGTCGATGTCCGCGGCGCCGGCCAGCAGCACGAACGAGACCTCGCAGCGCTCGTCGGCGACCTCCAGGTTGGAGTCGACGATGATCGCGGCGTCGTACGCGGCGGGGCTGTCGGCGAGGGCCGTCGACACGAGCGCGGCGCGCATGTCGGTGACCGTCACGGGCGGCGCGGGCTCGCCCTCGGACCCCGAGAGCGCCACGATGGCGTTCAGGTACGAGGTGCCGAGGATGTTGCCGATCTCGCCGATCATGGACTCGGCCATGAACTGGTCGGTCGGGTCGACGCCGAGCATCGTGCACAGGCGGTTGACGTCGCCCGACGAGAAGACGAGCAGCACGGCGGCGGCGAAGTTGCCGACGACCGGCACGATCACGGCGGTGACCGTCTCCTCGCCGGGGCCGATCGCGTCGACCGCGTCCGCGAGGTCGTAGGCCTGGACCGTGGGGACCGAGAGGTCCACGCGGCGGCCGATCATCTGGGACAGCGCGGTGCTGGCCTGCCCGCAGCCGACGTTGGCGAGCTCCGCCAGTGCGTCGCGCTGCAGGTCGTTGTACATCGGGATCGTCATCGGGTGCTCCCTGAAGCGACGGTGGTTTGCGGCAGGTCGTGCCGGGGCGGCTCGGAGCTCAGGGCGTCGACGTCGACGATGAGCGCGATCTGACCGTCGGCGAGCACCGCGCCGCCGGCGACCGGCGTGTCGCGCGCGGCTGCCGCCGGCATCGGTCGGGTCACGAGCTCGTGCTGACCCAGCAGGCCCGTCACGCTGATCGCGACGGAGCCGTCGCGGCCGCGGAGCACCAGCGCGTAGGGCGCCTCGTCCGTCGGTCGCGTCTTGAGGGCGCGAGGCCCGTTGATGAGCGGCAGCGAGTCGTCCGCCATGAGCAGCACCTGGCTGCCGGCGACCGACGCCACCATGTCCTGCTCGAGCCGCACGATCCGCTCCACGCGGTCCAGCGGCACGGCGAAGGGCTCGTCGGCGACCTCCACGAGGAGGGCGGCCGTGATGGCCAGGGTGAGGGGCAGCCGCAGCCGGTGCGTCGTGCCCTGACCCAGGACGGAGCGGACGGTGACGTCGCCGCCGAGCTCGCCGACGGCGGCGCGGACGGCGTCCATCCCGACCCCGCGGCCCGACACGTCGGTCGCGGTCTTGGCGGTGGAGAAGCCCGGGGCGAAGAGCAGCTCGATCGCGGCCTCGTCGGACAGCTCCGACGCCGCCTGGGCGTCGAGGATGCCGCGCTCGACCGCGATGCGGGCGACCTTCTTCGGGTCGACGCCGCGGCCGTCGTCCTGGACCTCGATGAGGATCTGGCCGCCGGTCTGGCGGGCCGCGATCGTCACCGTGCCGACCTCGGACTTGCCGGCCGCGAGGCGCTCCTCGGGCGACTCCAGGCCGTGGTCGAGGGCGTTGCGGACCAGGTGCACGAGCGGATCGCCGAGGGCGTCCACGAGCGTGCGGTCCAGCTCGGTGTCCTGGCCGACGAGGTGCAGCTCCGCCTTCTTGCCGAGCTTCGACCCCAGGTCGCGGACCAGGCGCGGGAAGCGCACGAGCACGGCCTCGACCGGCACCATGCGCACCTGCATGACCATCGTCTGCAGGGCGTGCGAGGACCGCTGCAGGTCCTGCAGCGCGGCGCGCAGCTCCGGGTGGTCGACCTTCTGCGCGAGGGCCTCCACGCGGGTGCGGTGCACCACGAGCTCGCCCATGCGGTGCATGAGGGAGTCCAGGCGGTCGGCGTCGACGCGCACGCTCGCGGCCTTGCGGGGGTGGTCCGCCTTGGCGGCCGCCGGCTTGGCCGGCGCCTTCGCGGCGGCCTTGGCGGCCGGGGCCGGCGCGGCCGGCGCGGCGGGGGCCGCGTCGGCGACGCTCGGGGCGGGCGCGGCGGCGGGCTCCGGCGCGGCGGCCGGGGCCGGGGCCGGGGCGTCGGCGCCCAGGACCGTGGCGGTCG
This genomic window contains:
- a CDS encoding chemotaxis protein CheC, with translation MTIPMYNDLQRDALAELANVGCGQASTALSQMIGRRVDLSVPTVQAYDLADAVDAIGPGEETVTAVIVPVVGNFAAAVLLVFSSGDVNRLCTMLGVDPTDQFMAESMIGEIGNILGTSYLNAIVALSGSEGEPAPPVTVTDMRAALVSTALADSPAAYDAAIIVDSNLEVADERCEVSFVLLAGAADIDELLQRIGLGR
- a CDS encoding chemotaxis protein CheA yields the protein MDVGDYLPMFLAEAREHLQELNLAIVELERGEGGSETLEGIFRAAHSLKGMSAAMGYDGIAGLTHAMEDVMQPLRGSSGVVHPKLVDALLAGLDAIDGAIERIEAGEDEALDPEPVVALLRAAPTEADGEASAPAADAAPAEAPEATPEATDDVVLEAPPMLPDAVAAAAAGRPVVHVLVRLDEGVTMPAVRAYMVLAACAEHGEVLGSAPAGDAVDGFDGHEVEAWLVGDADSDLARIEQALGRVGDVAGATATVLGADAPAPAPAAAPEPAAAPAPSVADAAPAAPAAPAPAAKAAAKAPAKPAAAKADHPRKAASVRVDADRLDSLMHRMGELVVHRTRVEALAQKVDHPELRAALQDLQRSSHALQTMVMQVRMVPVEAVLVRFPRLVRDLGSKLGKKAELHLVGQDTELDRTLVDALGDPLVHLVRNALDHGLESPEERLAAGKSEVGTVTIAARQTGGQILIEVQDDGRGVDPKKVARIAVERGILDAQAASELSDEAAIELLFAPGFSTAKTATDVSGRGVGMDAVRAAVGELGGDVTVRSVLGQGTTHRLRLPLTLAITAALLVEVADEPFAVPLDRVERIVRLEQDMVASVAGSQVLLMADDSLPLINGPRALKTRPTDEAPYALVLRGRDGSVAISVTGLLGQHELVTRPMPAAAARDTPVAGGAVLADGQIALIVDVDALSSEPPRHDLPQTTVASGSTR
- a CDS encoding FliM/FliN family flagellar motor switch protein yields the protein MSGTLAQDAVAALVAAARTGALPENDGPNGDGRRTRRVRRVDFTRPTKFGSDVERRMTRAMDAFTRAAATRLSAELRIPVELEVIDIDQLAWSGAHGGLPRDAMGATIYTGERRILLAVEQPFVLAALEFLLGGGDRQTAANRRLGDIDWALSRLLIELLLSQLTPVWEDLTGLDMRLDQLDSTAETSHLASVSEPTLAITIETRMQQRSTTMVLLVPHVSVAHVIDRMAGGERDGALEEGSREETDAAVRTVEVDVRAEVARVRVPLASVRDLRPGDVLRLNAPVEAGITVCADDMPVFRGRPGRLQARRAVQVTGNVEVGA